A single genomic interval of Bacillota bacterium harbors:
- a CDS encoding CapA family protein, which translates to MGVGEPVTLAAVGDVAPLVRPSPDVRSEAWQAADVRLANLEGPIVETGTELLPAEKLIRLRLPEEAAEWLAELGVDAVSLANNHIMDWGAGALRSTRSRLSAQGIRFSGAGTDWGEATEPAWLTVRGYRLAFLSWACTVPPGFQAGPGRPGIAGIRVRTRWEVDARLLDEQPGTPPWVHTEAVEADLERLAEALAGARRAADFVLLSVHWGVPPQWSSAFQGPVAEYQREVAARAAAAGADLILGHHPHAPYGLGEAAGVPVLYSLGNFLFHPEYLPGGMESELAGREGGGDREGPAYEPVLLPENRESCLARIELVPSPGGRLGIRRLRLEPARLNDRGEALPLAAETAEPIARRLEAFSRRMGARVRVQEGGLEWEGAA; encoded by the coding sequence ATGGGGGTGGGGGAGCCGGTCACGCTGGCGGCCGTGGGCGACGTGGCGCCGCTCGTCCGGCCGTCGCCGGACGTCCGGTCCGAGGCCTGGCAGGCGGCGGACGTGCGGCTGGCGAACCTGGAGGGGCCCATCGTCGAGACGGGGACGGAGCTCTTGCCGGCGGAGAAGCTCATCCGGCTGCGCCTGCCGGAGGAGGCGGCGGAATGGCTGGCGGAGCTGGGCGTGGACGCCGTCTCGCTGGCCAACAACCACATCATGGACTGGGGAGCGGGGGCGCTGCGAAGCACGCGCTCCCGGCTCTCCGCCCAGGGCATCCGCTTCAGCGGGGCGGGGACGGACTGGGGCGAGGCGACGGAGCCCGCGTGGCTGACCGTGCGCGGGTACAGGCTGGCCTTCCTGTCGTGGGCCTGCACCGTGCCGCCGGGCTTCCAGGCCGGTCCCGGCCGGCCGGGGATCGCCGGCATCCGGGTGCGCACCCGCTGGGAGGTGGACGCGCGCCTGCTCGACGAGCAGCCGGGCACCCCGCCCTGGGTGCACACGGAAGCGGTGGAGGCCGACCTCGAACGGCTGGCCGAGGCGCTGGCCGGCGCCCGGCGGGCGGCCGACTTCGTCCTCCTCTCCGTCCACTGGGGCGTGCCGCCGCAGTGGAGCTCGGCCTTCCAGGGGCCCGTGGCGGAGTACCAGCGGGAGGTCGCGGCGCGGGCGGCGGCGGCCGGGGCGGATCTGATCCTCGGGCACCACCCGCACGCGCCCTACGGGCTGGGGGAGGCGGCGGGGGTGCCGGTGCTCTACAGCCTCGGGAACTTCCTCTTTCATCCGGAGTACCTGCCCGGGGGCATGGAGTCGGAGCTGGCGGGCCGGGAGGGAGGGGGAGACCGGGAGGGCCCGGCCTACGAGCCGGTCCTCCTTCCGGAGAACCGGGAGAGCTGCCTCGCCCGGATCGAGCTGGTGCCGTCGCCGGGCGGACGCCTCGGCATCCGGCGGCTCCGCCTGGAGCCGGCGCGGCTGAACGACCGCGGCGAGGCCTTGCCCCTGGCGGCGGAGACGGCGGAGCCGATC